Proteins encoded together in one Procambarus clarkii isolate CNS0578487 chromosome 71, FALCON_Pclarkii_2.0, whole genome shotgun sequence window:
- the HDAC11 gene encoding histone deacetylase 11 isoform X2, with protein MASVSPEETVENAAMPRELAAESRLYIEVGGDCIPIIYREEYNIHLLGMERLHPFDACKWGNVIKHLKKKQLLKGLNLVTPNEASEADLRLVHSASYLRSLKWSINVAKITEVAPVALLPNLVLQKRVLKPFRYQTGGSVLAGKLAIERGWSINVGGGFHHCWGNKGGGFCAYADITLTVHFILNHYPNIERVMIIDLDAHQGNGHERDFMGRKDIYILDIYNKYIYPNDTFAKKAISRKVELFAYTEDEEYLERVNTHVEGALNEFNPQVVIYNAGTDIMAGDSLGLLSVSKQGIIERDEIVFQKVRQRSIPIVMLTSGGYQRVTAAVIADSIANLTKKSLIDMSSH; from the exons GGCTGCTGAGAGCAGACTATACATTGAAGTTGGAGGAGACTGCATCCCAATTATTTATCGAGAGGAATATAATATTCATCTGCTTGGCATGGAGAGACTTCATCCATTTGATGCATGCAAATGGGGCAATGTAATCAAG CATTTAAAGAAGAAGCAGCTGTTGAAAGGCTTAAACCTAGTTACCCCTAATGAAGCTTCAGAAGCTGATCTTCGGCTGGTTCACTCTGCATCTTATCTAAGAAGTCTCAAG TGGAGTATCAATGTGGCTAAAATTACTGAGGTCGCTCCAGTTGCACTTCTACCCAATTTGGTTCTGCAAAAGAGAGTACTGAAACCATTCAG ATACCAAACTGGAGGCAGTGTTTTGGCTGGAAAACTGGCTATTGAGCGAGGCTGGTCAATCAATGTTGGAGGTGGATTTCACCACTGCTGGGGGAATAAGGGTGGTGGATTCTGTGCATATGCTGATATTACCCTCACTGTGCACTTCATTCTCAACCACTATCCCAACATTGAGAGAGTTATGATTATTGATCTGGATGCTCATCAG GGCAATGGACACGAGCGAGACTTCATGGGACGGAAGGATATTTATATCcttgatatatataataaatatatatatcctaaTGACACATTTGCAAAAAAAGCAATTAGCCGCAAAGTGGAACTTTTTGCGTACACTGAAGATGAGGAATATCTTGAAAGAGTTAACAC ACATGTGGAGGGGGCCCTGAATGAGTTCAATCCTCAAGTGGTGATATATAATGCTGGAACTGACATCATGGCAGGTGACAGTTTAGGTCTTCTGTCCGTTTCCAAACAG GGTATAATTGAACGAGATGAGATAGTGTTTCAGAAGGTCCGACAGCGAAGCATCCCAATTGTCATGTTAACCAGCGGAGGCTACCAGCGTGTAACAGCAGCTGTCATTGCAGACTCAATAGCCAACCTTACTAAAAAGTCACTAATTGATATGTCATCTCATTAG
- the HDAC11 gene encoding histone deacetylase 11 isoform X1 → MRTCALVVPCTMASVSPEETVENAAMPRELAAESRLYIEVGGDCIPIIYREEYNIHLLGMERLHPFDACKWGNVIKHLKKKQLLKGLNLVTPNEASEADLRLVHSASYLRSLKWSINVAKITEVAPVALLPNLVLQKRVLKPFRYQTGGSVLAGKLAIERGWSINVGGGFHHCWGNKGGGFCAYADITLTVHFILNHYPNIERVMIIDLDAHQGNGHERDFMGRKDIYILDIYNKYIYPNDTFAKKAISRKVELFAYTEDEEYLERVNTHVEGALNEFNPQVVIYNAGTDIMAGDSLGLLSVSKQGIIERDEIVFQKVRQRSIPIVMLTSGGYQRVTAAVIADSIANLTKKSLIDMSSH, encoded by the exons GGCTGCTGAGAGCAGACTATACATTGAAGTTGGAGGAGACTGCATCCCAATTATTTATCGAGAGGAATATAATATTCATCTGCTTGGCATGGAGAGACTTCATCCATTTGATGCATGCAAATGGGGCAATGTAATCAAG CATTTAAAGAAGAAGCAGCTGTTGAAAGGCTTAAACCTAGTTACCCCTAATGAAGCTTCAGAAGCTGATCTTCGGCTGGTTCACTCTGCATCTTATCTAAGAAGTCTCAAG TGGAGTATCAATGTGGCTAAAATTACTGAGGTCGCTCCAGTTGCACTTCTACCCAATTTGGTTCTGCAAAAGAGAGTACTGAAACCATTCAG ATACCAAACTGGAGGCAGTGTTTTGGCTGGAAAACTGGCTATTGAGCGAGGCTGGTCAATCAATGTTGGAGGTGGATTTCACCACTGCTGGGGGAATAAGGGTGGTGGATTCTGTGCATATGCTGATATTACCCTCACTGTGCACTTCATTCTCAACCACTATCCCAACATTGAGAGAGTTATGATTATTGATCTGGATGCTCATCAG GGCAATGGACACGAGCGAGACTTCATGGGACGGAAGGATATTTATATCcttgatatatataataaatatatatatcctaaTGACACATTTGCAAAAAAAGCAATTAGCCGCAAAGTGGAACTTTTTGCGTACACTGAAGATGAGGAATATCTTGAAAGAGTTAACAC ACATGTGGAGGGGGCCCTGAATGAGTTCAATCCTCAAGTGGTGATATATAATGCTGGAACTGACATCATGGCAGGTGACAGTTTAGGTCTTCTGTCCGTTTCCAAACAG GGTATAATTGAACGAGATGAGATAGTGTTTCAGAAGGTCCGACAGCGAAGCATCCCAATTGTCATGTTAACCAGCGGAGGCTACCAGCGTGTAACAGCAGCTGTCATTGCAGACTCAATAGCCAACCTTACTAAAAAGTCACTAATTGATATGTCATCTCATTAG